In one window of Bos taurus isolate L1 Dominette 01449 registration number 42190680 breed Hereford chromosome 15, ARS-UCD2.0, whole genome shotgun sequence DNA:
- the OR52N4 gene encoding olfactory receptor family 52 subfamily N member 4, with protein MLMLNKTEWVPPSFILNGVPGLEDVHIWISFPFCSMYVVAMAGNCGLLYLIYCEDSLHKPMYYFLAMLSLTDLVMCSSTVPKALFIFWFHLKKIGFDGCLIQMFFVHTFTGMESGVLMLMALDRYVAICYPLRYSTILTNPVIAKVGLSTFLRGMLLIIPFPFLTKRLPYCRGNVIPHTYCDHMSVAKLSCGNIKVNAIYGLIVALLIGGFDILCITASYTMILRAVVSLSSAEARRKAFSTCTAHICAIVFSYSPAFFSFFSHRFGAHTVPPSCHIIVANIYLLLPPTMNPIVYGVKTKQIRDCVLGILSGSKNTKSQNI; from the coding sequence ATGCTAATGCTGAATAAAACGGAGTGGGTCCCACCCTCATTCATTCTGAATGGAGTCCCAGGACTGGAAGATGTGCatatttggatttccttcccattctgcTCCATGTATGTTGTAGCTATGGCAGGGAATTGTGGACTCCTCTACCTCATCTACTGTGAGGACTCCTTGCACAAACCTATGTATTACTTCTTGGCCATGCTTTCCCTAACTGATCTTGTCATGTGCTCTAGCACAGTCCCTAAAGCCCTCTTCATCTTCTGGTTTCATCTCAAGAAAATTGGCTTTGATGGGTGCCTGATCCAGATGTTCTTTGTGCACACCTTCACAGGGATGGAGTCTGGGGTGCTCATGCTCATGGCCCTGGACCGCTACGTGGCCATCTGCTACCCTCTGCGCTACTCAACTATCCTCACAAATCCTGTCATTGCAAAGGTGGGTCTCTCCACCTTTCTCAGAGGGATGTTGCTCATtattcccttccctttcctcacCAAGCGCCTGCCCTACTGTAGAGGCAATGTAATCCCCCACACTTATTGTGACCACATGTCTGTGGCCAAGTTGTCTTGTGGAAATATCAAGGTCAATGCCATCTATGGTCTGATTGTTGCCCTCCTGATTGGAGGTTTTGACATCCTGTGCATCACAGCCTCCTACACAATGATCCTGAGGGCAGTGGTCAGCCTCTCCTCAGCAGAAGCTCGGCGGAAGGCCTTCAGCACCTGCACTGCTCACATCTGTGCTATAGTTTTCTCCTACAGCCcagccttcttctccttcttttcccATCGCTTTGGGGCCCATACAGTCCCTCCCTCTTGTCACATCATTGTGGCCAATATTTATCTACTGTTGCCTCCAACTATGAATCCTATTGTGTATGGGGTGAAAACCAAGCAGATAAGAGACTGTGTTTTAGGAATCCTTTCAGGTTCTAAGAATACCAAATCCCAAAACATATGA
- the OR52N4H gene encoding olfactory receptor 52N4: MIMLNQTDVTPSCFILNGIPGLEDMHMWISFPFCSMYVVAMVGNCGLLYLIRYEDSLHRPMYYFLAMLSLTDLVMCSSTTPKALCIFWFQLKEISFKDCLVQMFFIHTFTGMESGVLMLMALDRYVAICYPLRYSTILTNPVIARVGVATFLRAVFLIIPLVFFTKQLPYCRGNLIHHTYCDQLSVAKLSCGNIKINVVYGLMAAFLIGGFDILCIAISYTMILWAVVSLSSTEARRKAFSTCTAHICAIVFSYSPAFFCFFFNRFGSHTIPSSCHIIVANIYLLLPPTMNPIVYGVKTKQIRDCVLRILSGSKNTKSYIPYLSGKR; the protein is encoded by the coding sequence ATGATAATGCTGAACCAAACAGATGTGACACCATCCTGTTTTATTCTTAATGGGATCCCAGGACTGGAGGACATGCACatgtggatttccttcccattctgcTCCATGTATGTTGTAGCTATGGTAGGGAACTGTGGACTCCTCTACCTCATTCGCTATGAGGACTCACTACACAGACCCATGTATTACTTCTTGGCCATGCTTTCCCTAACTGACCTTGTCATGTGCTCTAGTACCACCCCTAAAGCTCTTTGCATCTTCTGGTTTCAACTCAAGGAAATCAGCTTTAAAGACTGTTTGGTCCAGATGTTCTTTATTCACACCTTcacagggatggaatctggggtGCTCATGCTTATGGCCCtggaccgctatgtggccatctgctaCCCCCTGCGCTATTCAACTATCCTCACCAATCCTGTCATTGCAAGAGTTGGGGTCGCCACTTTCCTGAGAGCAGTATTTCTTATCATTCCCTTGGTTTTCTTCACCAAGCAACTACCCTACTGCAGAGGCAACCTAATACACCATACCTACTGTGACCAGCTATCTGTGGCCAAGCTATCTTGTGGAAATATCAAGATCAATGTTGTCTATGGTCTGATGGCTGCCTTCCTAATTGGAGGCTTTGACATTCTGTGCATCGCCATTTCCTACACCATGATCCTCTGGGCAGTGGTCAGTCTATCATCAACAGAAGCTCGGCGGAAGGCCTTCAGCACCTGCACTGCCCACATCTGTGCTATAGTTTTCTCCTACAGCCCAgccttcttctgtttcttttttaatcgcTTTGGGAGCCATACAATTCCTTCATCTTGTCACATCATTGTGGCCAATATTTACCTGCTCCTACCTCCCACTATGAACCCTATTGTCTACGGGGTGAAAACCAAGCAGATACGAGATTGTGTCCTAAGGATCCTTTCAGGCTCTAAGAATACAAAATCTTATATCCCATATCTTTCAGGGAAAAGATGA